The Hymenobacter sp. 5317J-9 genome has a window encoding:
- a CDS encoding 4-hydroxy-3-methylbut-2-enyl diphosphate reductase codes for MKVTIDKNSGYCFGVEFAIQMAEDELAQGHNLYCLGDIVHNRMEVERLHQLGLRIIDREQLAELHDTKVLIRAHGEPPETYQLALENNLELIDASCPVVLKLQNRVKHAFDLSQRQNGQIVIYGQPGHAEVAGLTGQTGNRAIIVMNEADLDQIDFSRPVTLFSQTTKSTAGFYKMKALMEARIQAAGGQLDSFDANDSICRQVSNREPALAKFATEYDVVLFVSGRKSSNGKALFSVVNAVNPRSYFIENETEVNDEWLAGAQSVGICGATSTPLWLMQQVAERVEGVGELA; via the coding sequence ATGAAGGTCACGATTGATAAAAATTCCGGCTACTGCTTTGGCGTCGAATTCGCCATTCAGATGGCCGAAGACGAATTGGCGCAGGGCCACAACCTCTACTGTCTGGGCGATATCGTGCACAACCGCATGGAGGTGGAGCGCCTGCACCAGCTGGGCCTGCGCATCATCGACCGCGAGCAGCTGGCCGAGCTGCACGACACCAAAGTCCTCATCCGGGCCCACGGCGAGCCCCCGGAAACTTACCAGCTGGCCCTCGAAAACAACCTGGAGCTAATTGACGCCAGCTGCCCGGTGGTGCTCAAGCTGCAAAACCGCGTCAAGCATGCCTTCGACCTGAGCCAGCGCCAAAACGGCCAGATTGTGATTTACGGCCAGCCGGGCCACGCCGAAGTGGCCGGCCTCACGGGCCAGACCGGCAACCGCGCCATCATCGTGATGAACGAGGCCGATTTGGACCAAATCGACTTCTCGCGCCCCGTCACGCTCTTCAGCCAAACCACCAAAAGCACGGCCGGCTTCTACAAGATGAAGGCCCTGATGGAGGCCCGCATTCAGGCCGCCGGCGGCCAATTGGACAGCTTCGACGCCAACGACAGCATTTGCCGGCAGGTGAGCAACCGCGAACCCGCCCTGGCCAAGTTTGCCACCGAATACGACGTGGTGCTCTTCGTGAGCGGCCGCAAAAGCTCCAACGGCAAGGCCTTGTTTTCGGTGGTCAACGCCGTGAACCCGCGCAGCTACTTCATTGAAAACGAGACGGAGGTGAACGACGAGTGGCTGGCCGGCGCGCAGTCGGTGGGCATTTGCGGCGCTACCAGCACCCCGCTGTGGCTGATGCAGCAAGTGGCCGAGCGGGTGGAAGGCGTGGGCGAACTGGCCTAA
- the cmk gene encoding (d)CMP kinase, with translation MKQLVIAIDGYSSCGKSTTAKAVAQLLHYAYVDTGAMYRAVTLYLLENHIAFDDMLGIEAALRSIHISFRRNRRTGRNELFLNGTNREDDIRQMRISNSVSEVSVIPMVRHAMVAQQQQMGRKRGVVMDGRDIGTTVFPDAEVKIFMTADVELRARRRQEELAEKGEIVPLDDIIENLRKRDHLDSTRAESPLRRAPDAVLLDTTHITITEQVDFVLDRVSSALFAAGWD, from the coding sequence ATGAAACAACTCGTTATCGCCATTGACGGCTACTCTTCCTGTGGCAAAAGCACCACCGCCAAGGCCGTGGCCCAGCTGCTCCACTACGCCTACGTCGACACCGGCGCCATGTACCGCGCCGTGACGCTGTACCTGCTCGAAAACCACATTGCCTTCGACGACATGCTGGGCATTGAGGCGGCACTGCGCTCCATTCACATCAGCTTCCGCCGCAACCGCCGCACGGGCCGCAACGAGCTGTTCCTCAACGGGACCAACCGCGAAGACGACATCCGCCAGATGCGCATCTCCAACTCGGTGAGCGAGGTCTCGGTCATCCCGATGGTGCGGCACGCCATGGTGGCCCAGCAGCAGCAAATGGGCCGCAAGCGCGGCGTGGTGATGGACGGCCGCGACATAGGCACCACCGTGTTTCCGGATGCCGAGGTGAAAATCTTCATGACCGCCGACGTGGAGCTGCGCGCCCGGCGCCGCCAGGAAGAGCTGGCCGAAAAGGGTGAAATCGTGCCCCTGGACGACATCATTGAGAACCTGCGCAAGCGCGACCACCTCGACTCGACCCGCGCCGAAAGCCCCCTGCGCCGCGCCCCCGACGCCGTGCTGCTCGACACCACGCACATCACCATCACCGAGCAGGTCGACTTCGTGCTCGATAGGGTGTCGTCGGCGCTGTTCGCCGCGGGCTGGGATTAA